In Paludibaculum fermentans, the genomic stretch CAGGACATCTCTTCCACCAGCGAGGCAAGCGCGGACTACAAGGACAAAGGCGCCGCCGCCGCACATCTCTAAACTTCAGATGAGGCCAGGCAGAGGAACATCTGCCGTTCCTCATCTGACGGGTTGCACGGAGCAACCACGCCGGTCGTCGCTGACCTTACGACCGGCCCCATTCATCGGAGGACTGTTCCCCCGCCATCCCGACACCCTCCTTGTCGAGATGGCGGGGGTTTTTTATGTGCTTCGGCTTGGAACCAGGCAGGAGCAGTATTCCATGTACTGGAAGTTTGGGCGAAGGGCTTCCGTATTATTTACAGGCGTCCATGGATGGCGGAGCCAGCCATTCGGGCAGTGGTGCTGAATTTCGAGCAGCGGCGGTGGTTTTCGACCACAATCCGTGAGGAGTTGGCGCAGCTACTTCGTTTCGTTTCAAATAGATAGATAATCTGGAAGCGGAACTGCAATCACCTCAGTGAGTCCAATGCGGACGAAAGTGAGGACACAATGAAGAGATTTGTGGCGATTGGAGTTTTTGCACTGGCGTTGACGAGCGGCGTTGCAAGCGCGGCGGACGTATTCGTGCGCTTTGGGCCGCCTCCTCCGCCTCGTGAGGTCGTGGTGGTGCAACCGAGCCGGCGCCATGTCTGGGTGCCAGGGTACTACCAGTGGCACCACGGACGCTACGTCTGGACGAATGGGTACTGGGCGGTACCTCCGCGCGGGCGG encodes the following:
- a CDS encoding YXWGXW repeat-containing protein; translation: MKRFVAIGVFALALTSGVASAADVFVRFGPPPPPREVVVVQPSRRHVWVPGYYQWHHGRYVWTNGYWAVPPRGRGAWVPGYWAPKRGGYIWFGGHWR